GCATTCGGATATATAATTAAGACATAAAACAAGCCATGAGTTTGGTGGATTTTAATACTCcatccgtcccactttgatagtcttgttttcctttttcgtctgtaccaaattgtagtccactttccaattgaaaaatgtagttgtattttaattttcctaaaatacccttattcaatgtaagttgttgttactataaacctacctcaTTTAACGAgagttaattctttttttaccatcaattcaagttcccataaagttgtactctaattaatgcgagggcattttaggaaaatagctacctaaattgattattccaataaagttaactactttttcttaaacagtgcggaaaaaaaaaaccagaactattaaagtgggacggagggagtaatagtTGATATTTTGTGTCCCTCCAAcaacatatatattttttatttttgtattcaAGCAAATTTCCCAAATAAGTAGATATGATGAAGAAAGGGCTTAGGACAACCGCCTTTATGTGTTGTTCTTTCTTCCGCAGTTGAGTTAAGCCTAGTAGGATGTACTTGTTGTGGAAGAGAGAACAGTACGTACAGAAATGGTGGCTGTCTGTGATTGTAAAAATGATGAAGACGTGGCCCCTAAAACAACCTTGTTTCCTCATCATGATACCTAAATTCAGGCAAATATATGAGAATGATTACCGTCTACATCTCCAGCAAAACATACAGGatgcatatatacatatatatatattatatatagacATCGATCTTGATATTTTTAGTAGAGTTGCaaacataacaaaaaaaaaaaaaaggtatacaGCAAGAAGTTGCTGGCACCTACGATGACCACTGAAAACCGAAATCTTACACTTACATAGGCACGCCATGTATCCAAGCCAATTAGAATGTGGGTTGACAAACTCTTGTCACGACACACAACGTTTCTAATCTCCCATGGTGCTGGTGTCAAACAACAATGGCAAGTGTCCAAAACGTAATCCAATCCCTGACGGTCTCACCGGGGCAACTTGTGCGCTACAATGCGGTGATGACACGAATGAGTGCCGTCATGACTTGTCATTTGCAAAGATAAAAAGGAGTAAAAAGGGCGGCcatgttcattttttttcttttcttttttttttttggttgaaaatgccATCTTCATTATCTTGATCATTACTAGTGTTTGGATaccaaaattattccaaataatatttcacttgcatcacaaacacatttctcaacctacctttttatatttccaatcacctttttatatcacatacatcatatcataaaaagtgctacaataattatttcaaataatatttcaaataatacactatccaaacaaaccagtTTGGTAGATGGTAGATGGTAGATGGTAGTAATTGATGGAAGAAGAACATGGTGTACATTTTATTTTATGATATATTGTAtgaatatgaaaattttattatttaaaaaatgagaAATTGAAACGAGCCTTTGATTTTGAAATCCAATTAGAAACATGCATCTGATCTGATCTGATGTAGGTTATCAGGCCCCACATTAGGATAATGATTGTGCATACatctaccaaaaaaaattttttttttgggggtgaaCATGTTTCACAAGACAAAATAAAAGGACTGGATGTCtcacttttcttcttcttttgaaatttttagtgGGCTAGCTGTGGACGAGGATCGATGAAGAACGATCTAGTTTTATAGGATGCATATGATACTACTATTACGCTGTAGTTGATTCTTCAAGAATAATACGCGCACAAAACACATTTTTCTTGTTAAAAGCTAGTACAGTACTATTTTATGCaccaaaaaaggaaagaaaaaaagaaaaagaaaaggaaagaaggtgCATTTAGTTATTGGCATCGAAAAAACAAATAATGTATGGTGGTTCATCCACGCGCAGTGTAATAATATCGACAAGTCCAACCACTTGCTGCGGCGTAACCAACCCACCCTGATGTATGCTAATTCTGCCTCTGCCAGATGATCGAAGACGTGTGTTTCATCAGAAACTTAACGCCAAACCTTAAGACAGATTCACCTCATTCCGTTCTGTTGGAGAAGTAGAAACTATCATCACGTGCAACCGCAACAGCCACTGCGTCTTGTGGGCCGTACCATAAAACAATTCCAACTATTCCTATGCATTGCAAGCGGTGCTTTGTCATTAATTTGCTGCCTACCTGCAAATTGCAATATGGCTTGTGCCTCCTCCATACTTCATTCAATCATCTTCACGATTTGATTTAAGGCTCTTCGCCGACCAAAAATTTCTCTATCTGCAGCATGCCCAAAACCTAATAAAACACTAAAAGTTTAGATCATATAAGTTTTAGCCTAGGTGTTAAAAAGCATATAAGTTTAGATCACGTTTTTTATTCCCTTAGTCATGTCCAAATGTTTGGACAACTATATAGAGTTAAAAACCATTTAAGCAAATAGTAGCAGACGTTTCGATTAAGTGGCTTCTTAAATTCACACGGGTGCGTAGTGTACTCGTTTGATTCGATGATGGTTCAGTCCCTACCTACCGATCTTCCTAAATCCAGTTGAGTTAGCTTCTTATATCAGAATAGTATAAAATTCTATAGATAAAGTCAcggttgacaaaaaaaaataaaatagcagTAGACGTTTCATCCCACCAGTTTAGACACACCTTATTTGCAGTTTGAATGGTTAAATCCATATACCATCTGGCATACATCTCGATTCCACAAATGAAAAGCCTGTGTGCcgattccttttctttctttttctgggCCAATCTATCCATCCTTCGCAAATTACATACTACGACTTCAGATTCAGGAGGAGATGGCTTGAGTTCGAAggcattatttattattattccCTTCATTAATGCACTCCCAAATCAAAACATAATTGGTAATATTTGGGATGACTGCAAAAATaggaatatattttaaataaataaataaataaaatacaacTACTCCCTCTCCAATAAAGAAGATAACGATAACGACTATTATTCCTTTGCACCCAAACGCCCACTCATTCTTCAGTTATTATCTCTCCgtttctttttgtttgattttttctGATGAACCGATAGCAACGTTACAATTGAGAGAACTAaccggaaaaagaaaaaaaaagagaagaatgtACTGAATATTAGACAATTAGTTGTTGGAGCAGTACTAGTATTTGACAGGCGAATATTCATAAGCGATGGAGACAGGGAGAAGAGAAactgaaaaggaaaaattaaaataaaaaagaacgaGAATTAATAATGCTATCAGCTAGCCGGAGGATGCCGGCTTGAGCCGAGCTGATTAAGAGCATTAACAGAgctggaagaggaagaagaagcagaagaagaggaggaggaggaggaggctcCAGAAAGCAATTGAGTCAAGGCAGTCATGGCCCGAACTTGCATCTCCAGAGCTGCTATATAATCGGTCgcctcttccaaaattaccGGCAGAGGCTGCTTCCTGCAACCGGGAACTAACCGGCCGAGAACACTCGCCTTCCTCTGAAACGCCGGTAAGTTCTTCGTCTTCAACCTCAATATCGACACTCTCGGCTTCTTCTGCCTCCGGCTGTTCCCGGTGGTCACCGTCACTCTCTGCCTCTTGTGACTGGCGCTATTCTTCATAAATTTCAGCTTTATCCTGTTGGTCAGAATCGCTCTGCTCCATCGCGTCCGACCTTTCGCCGCCACCGCCAGCACTCTATCCGCAGCTTCCCGCACTGCTCTGCCGCCCTTCGGAGCAGCGCCGCCGGTGATTCGGACTCGGCGGAGAGCTTGGAGAAGCTTGGAAGAGTAAGCTTGCTGTTGAGTATCTGATTTCCATTCAGTTTGAGCGGCTTGAGCTTGATTTCTGAGGTTTTGGTTCTGATTcggaattttcttcttcttttttctcctcAGAAGTGATCTGTCGGAGTTATTTACTGCCGGATTGGACACCGCCGTTGACGCCATCGAGGTAGGTAGACGTGTATTTCCAACGCCGATAGAAATAGGAATGATCGGTTGAGTTTTGATTCACCTATGCAAACACAACGCACGCAACATATTCCATGGACCTGCTGTAGATTCAACGAATCGGATTAGAGTAAATTCACATATCGAATGGAGTCAGAATTGGAGGTAAAGAATGAGAGTAAATTCACAGAGCCAAATTCAGGAGATTAATTAGTGATtaataaaagtaaaattaatCTAAGAATTAGCGATTAACTAACCAGATAATGATCGTGATTAATAAGACATTAACAGGTGAGATTATGAATAGAATAGTTATAAAGGAAGTGATcctttttttaagtttttaaccTGGCAAGAAGAGATATGAGTTTCT
This Coffea arabica cultivar ET-39 chromosome 3e, Coffea Arabica ET-39 HiFi, whole genome shotgun sequence DNA region includes the following protein-coding sequences:
- the LOC113738036 gene encoding transcription factor bHLH148-like codes for the protein MASTAVSNPAVNNSDRSLLRRKKKKKIPNQNQNLRNQAQAAQTEWKSDTQQQAYSSKLLQALRRVRITGGAAPKGGRAVREAADRVLAVAAKGRTRWSRAILTNRIKLKFMKNSASHKRQRVTVTTGNSRRQKKPRVSILRLKTKNLPAFQRKASVLGRLVPGCRKQPLPVILEEATDYIAALEMQVRAMTALTQLLSGASSSSSSSSASSSSSSSVNALNQLGSSRHPPAS